One Xiphophorus maculatus strain JP 163 A chromosome 9, X_maculatus-5.0-male, whole genome shotgun sequence DNA segment encodes these proteins:
- the LOC111609735 gene encoding uncharacterized protein LOC111609735, protein MSNFFPVTPHLSASPLELKKPRSSGWELRALIDQRTMDAEGGRAVRRSSRVGRLAIVVAVQNLLVVTCLLVTAYIYLESLALQPEDTVYIQFQAYSALRSNTHLELLTSSGNKLQNNNGNVTIRCTGPYVWHMQGCYESMGNTANVSGSLTLLVKHTLPVSSFAMDATRDVVCRGLHSIVYLVAEDVARFRFSSQTGFRMVNVSMGLSYLLGNKCEY, encoded by the exons ATGAGCAATTTCTTTCCAGTCACTCCCCACCTTTCAGCGAGCCCACTCGAGTTAAAAAAGCCCCGCAGCTCCGGCTGGGAGCTCAGAGCGCTGATCGACCAGAGGACGATGGATGCCGAGGGAGGTCGCGCGGTCCGACGGAGCAGCAGAGTGGGGAGGCTGGCGATCGTGGTGGCCGTGCAGAACCTGCTGGTGGTCACCTGCCTGCTGGTCACCGCTTACATTTACCTGGAGTCTCTGGCGTTG cagccagaagaCACCGTGTACATACAGTTTCAAGCGTACTCAG cGTTGAGATCAAACACACATCTGGAGTTGTTGACGTCCAGCGGGAACAAGCTGCAGAACAACAACGGCAACGTCACCATCAGGTGCACGGGGCCCTACGTTTGGCACATGCAGGGCTGCTACGAGAGCATGGGAAATACCGCGAACGTCAGCGGGAGCCTGACGCTGCTGGTGAAACACACTCTGCCAGTCAGCTCCTTCGCCATGGACGCAACGCGAGATGTGGTCTGCAGGGGGCTCCACAGTATCGTCTACCTGGTGGCGGAAGATGTAGCCAGATTCCGCTTTTCCTCACAAACGGGGTTTCGGATGGTTAACGTGAGTATGGGCCTGAGCTACCTGCTTGGgaataaatgtgaatattga